A genome region from Sphingobacteriaceae bacterium GW460-11-11-14-LB5 includes the following:
- a CDS encoding esterase, translating to MNKTFLLLLLTFSTALVFGQKNKLNDTAQSKAFVLGVIDEIQSKALSEKRILNIYLPEGYKQNDTTKYPVIYLLDGSADEDFIHIVGLVQFNSFEWVNQVPKSIVVGIATVDRKRDFTFPTSIERDKKSYPTTGHSDKFISFIENELQPYIQAKYKTNTNKTIIGQSLGGLLATEILIKKPALFNQYIIISPSLWWNNGSLLNQDSKIKESTFKQQTSVYIAVGKEGLTPTEIPRVMEVDANVLAEKIKGFKNKNVKVYFDFLPQENHATIMHQAVSNSFKFLYPAAKKE from the coding sequence ACAAAAAAATAAATTAAATGATACTGCTCAAAGTAAAGCTTTTGTTTTAGGTGTAATTGATGAAATACAATCGAAAGCGCTCTCAGAAAAGAGGATTTTAAATATATACCTACCCGAAGGGTATAAACAAAATGATACCACAAAATACCCGGTAATTTATTTGCTCGATGGTTCTGCTGATGAAGATTTTATCCATATTGTAGGGCTTGTGCAGTTTAATAGTTTCGAGTGGGTAAATCAGGTTCCTAAATCAATTGTAGTGGGCATTGCAACCGTCGATCGTAAAAGGGATTTTACTTTTCCAACATCAATTGAGCGCGACAAGAAAAGCTACCCTACAACAGGTCATTCGGATAAATTTATTTCCTTTATAGAAAATGAGCTTCAGCCTTATATTCAGGCAAAATATAAAACGAATACAAATAAAACCATCATCGGTCAATCTTTAGGTGGATTGCTGGCGACTGAAATCCTAATCAAAAAACCTGCACTTTTTAATCAATACATTATTATTAGCCCCAGCCTATGGTGGAATAATGGTTCCTTGTTAAATCAAGATTCGAAAATCAAAGAAAGTACTTTTAAGCAGCAAACTTCGGTTTACATTGCTGTTGGTAAAGAAGGTCTTACCCCAACCGAAATACCCAGGGTAATGGAAGTGGATGCAAATGTATTGGCTGAAAAGATAAAAGGGTTTAAAAACAAAAATGTAAAAGTATATTTTGATTTTTTACCCCAAGAGAATCATGCCACCATCATGCATCAGGCGGTTTCCAATTCCTTTAAATTTTTATACCCTGCAGCGAAAAAAGAATAG